ATAGGAAGGATATTGTGTCATTCTAATGATTTCCAGCATTTCGCACTTCTGCACCAAAAAACTGCCCGACCAGTTACAATACTAGTCGAGCAGTTTTTGTTTTTATGCTTTTTGATAACGAAGCACTGGTGTACGAGCAGCGCGCGTTTCGTCTAGACGAGATACGACTGTTGTATGTGGTGCTTCTTGTACGATCGATGGGTTTTCTTCTGCTTCTTTGGCGATTTGAATCATAATGTCGCAGAAAGCATCTAATGTTTCTTTTGATTCTGTTTCTGTAGGCTCGATCATTAACGCTTCTTCCACATTGAGTGGGAAGTACGTTGTTGGTGGATGGTAGCCGAAGTCTAACAGACGTTTTGCGATATCTAATGTACGAACGCCCAGTTTCTTTTGACGACGACCAGATAATACAAATTCATGCTTGCAATGACGGTTATATGGTAGGTCGTAGAATGGCTCTAGGCGACGCATCATGTAGTTTGCGTTGAGTACAGCATATTCGGTAACAGCTTTTAAGCCATCAGGACCCATCGTACGGATATACGTATACGCACGTACGTTAATGCCGAAGTTGCCATAGTAAGGTTTTACGCGACCAATGGACTGTGGGCGCTCGTAATCGAAGTGGTATGTGCCATCTTCTGTACGGACAAGAACTGGTTTTGGTAGGAATGGGATTAAATCAGCCTTTACGCCTACTGGACCTGAACCTGGACCACCGCCACCGTGTGGACCTGTAAATGTTTTGTGTAAGTTTAAGTGTACACAGTCAAAGCCCATATCGCCAGGACGTGCTTTACTCATTACGGCATTTAAGTTAGCGCCATCGTAGTATACTTTCCCGCCAACTTCATGAATAAGCTCTGCCATTTCGATAATATTTTCTTCGAATAGACCTAGTGTATTTGGGTTTGTTAACATTAATGCTGCTGTGTCTGGCCCTACTACTTTACGTAAATCCTCGATATCGACTAAGCCGTTTTCATCAGATTTAACTGTAATTGTTTCAAAGCCTGCAACTGTTGCTGATGCTGGATTTGTACCGTGTGCAGAGTCAGGAACGATGACTTTATTACGATGTCCTTCGCCGTTTGCTTCATGGAAAGCACGAATCATCATTAATGCTGTCCATTCACCATGCGCACCTGCCGCTGGTTGTAATGTGACTTCATCCATCCCTGTAATTTCGACTAAAGACGTTTGCAGTTCATAAAGAAGTTCCATTGCACCTTGAACTGTAGATTCATCTTGTAATGGGTGTACATTGGCAAAGCCAGATAGACGTGCCACTGACTCATTGATTTTTGGATTATACTTCATCGTACATGAACCAAGTGGATAGAAGCCAGAGTCTACACCGTGGTTACGACGAGATAATGCTGTATAATGACGCATAATATCAAGCTCAGAAACTTCTGGTAACTCCGCCGCTTCTTCACGAATACAGTTTGCAGGAAGTAAATCCGCAAGATCGATTTCTGGTACATCTAACGCTTCTAAGCTATACCCTACGCGACCTTCTTTTGTAATTTCAAAAATGAGTGATTGATTTTCGTTATGCATTGAGAGCCCCCATTTCTGCAACAAGTGCATCAATTTCTTCCTTCGTGCGTAATTCTGTGACAGCGATTAGTACATGTTGCTTCAGTGAATCGTATGTTTGACCTAATGGATAACCGCCGATAATGCCTTTTTCAAGTAAGCCTTTGTTGATTTCTTTCACGCATTTATTTGTTTTTACAACGATTTCGTTAAAGTGTGCACCTTGGAATGCCACTGTAAAGCCTGCCGCTTCAAAAGCATTTTTTGCGTAGCGTGTTTTCGCAATATTTTGCATGGCCATTTCGCGTACGCCTTGCTTGCCTAAAGCAGTCATCGCAACAGATGCTGCTAGAGCTAACAGCGCTTGGTTTGAACAAATATTCGATGTTGCTTTGTCGCGACGAATATGCTGTTCACGCGCTTGTAGTGTTAACACATAACCACGACGACCTTCACCATCTACTGTTTCCCCAACAAGACGACCAGGCACTTTACGCATTAATTTTGTTGTCACAGCGAAGAATCCACAGTGTGGACCGCCGAAGCTTTCCGCAATACCAAATACTTGTGCATCGCCAACGCAAATATCGGCACCAAGCTTACCTGGTGGTGTCAAAATTCCTAGTGCAAGTGGGTTAGATGATACAACAAATAAACTTTTCGCATCATGTGCAATATCTCCGATAACTTGTAAATCTTCTACTTGACCGAAGAAGTTTGGATACTGTGCAATAACAGCCGCTGTATTTTCATCAATCAGCTCTTTTAAAGCTTCTACATCTGTGACACCATCTTTATGAGGAATTGTAACGATGTCAATTGATTGACCGTATGCATATGTAGCAACGACATCACGATATTCAGGGTGAACCGTTTCAGATACTAAAATTTTCTTACGACGTGTATGACCTGCAGCTAGCATCCCTGCTTCAGCCAGTGCTGTTCCGCCGTCATACATAGAAGAGTTGGCAAGATCCATGCCTGTAAGCTCCGCGATCATTGTTTGGAATTCAAAAATCGCTTGTAATTCCCCTTGTGAAATTTCAGGTTGGTACGGAGTATAGGCTGTATAAAATTCTGAACGAGAAATGACATGGTCTACGATAATCGGTTTATAGTGATTGTAGACACCTGCACCTAAAAATGATACGTTCGCATTTGTATCTTTATTTTTTGCAGCGAGTGCCGATAACTCTTTTAAAAGTGCTGATTCTGATTTTGCTTCTTTAATATCATAAAGGCCTTTGAAACGTACTTTTTCAGGAATATCCTCGAATAACTCATCGACTGACGATACACCAACTACGTCTAACATGTCTTGTTTGTCTTGCTCCGTCATTGGTAAATAACGATGTTTCATAAATGTAGGTCCCTCTTTTCAAATTTTATTTTGAACGCTTGTAAAACGGTGTTTCAACTGTTACTACCTTTAAGTGCTTACCACGAATTTCGATTTCCAATTCTGTTCCGATAGTTGCGAATTGGCTGTCAATTAAGGCGTTACCAACATTACGTTTTGAAGAAGGAAGCTGTGTACCTGTTGTCACTTCACCGATTTCTTGACCATCCTTGAACACTTTGTAACCATGACGTGGAATCCCTTTATCAATCATTTCAATACCGACAATTTTACGCGCTAAACCATTCTCTTTTTGAGCCACTAACGCATCATGCCCAATGAAGTCATCTTTATTCAATTTCACAGCAAAGCCAATGCCCGCTTCAAGTGGTGAAATTGTAGCAGAAAGTTCCTGCCCATAAAGTGGCAGACCCGCTTCAAAGCGCAATGTATCACGGCAACCTAAGCCTGCTGGCACAACGCCTTTGTCTTTTCCTGCATCTAAAATAATAGCCCAAAGAGCTTTAATATCCGCTGGAGCACCGTATAACTCAAAACCATCTTCACCCGTGTAACCACTGCGAGAGACTAACGCTTTATGTCCTGCAATGTCAACATGCTCTTGGAAGCGGAAATATTTAATCGCACTTACATCCGTAGCCGTTAATGATTGAAGAAGCTCTTCTGCAAGTGGTCCTTGTAAAGCGATTTGTGCAAATGCTTCGGATTGATTGTCAATTGTGACATCATACTGATGTTGATTTTCCATCATCCAATCAAAGTCTTTTTCAATATTGGCTGCGTTGACACATAGTAAATAATGATTATCTGCAAGTTTGTAAGTTAATAAATCATCGACAACGCCACCATCTTCATAGCACATTGCATTGTATTGCGCTTGACCAGTAGCAATTTTAGCGATGTCATTGGACAAAAGATTTTGTAAAAACGCTAGTGCATCTGGACCTGTTACTAAAATTTCGCCCATATGAGACACATCAAATAAGCCTGCACGATTACGCACTGCATCATGTTCTTCTTTTATAGAAGTAAATTGTACTGGTAATTCCCATCCACCGAAGTCAATTGTTTTACCACCATACTTTGCGTATTCGTCAAATAGAGGTGTACGTTTTAATTCATTCGTCATTACTATTGCCTCCTTATTGTTCGTATCATTTTACTGGTAGTAGTTCGTCTGCTTTTTTGATATTTAAGCGCATACGCCGTAAGTACGCTAAGGCAGTTATCCTTTGTTAGCAAATGAAAAACTATGTGCCCGATTGTACTTTGACAGATGTTTAGACATAAAAAAAGACAGACGAACCCCTTTTCGGGATTCTCTGTCCTTGCACCTGAAAGTTACACCAATCTAACTCGCATTGCGAAAATGCCAATCAGTAGGCTTTCCCCTTTGGTGGCTGTTGTATTACAGCTCTCTCCAGAGTTGCGTCTTGTACGAGTCCTTTTACCTGAGAGATTCATAGCCCTTTGCTACTTGCTCCTTCGGTGGCGTCTACACGCGCTCTCCCCGTACAATCATCCGCCCAAGAATGCTCTTGGTACTATTTAGTATTCAATGTACAAAAAGTTATCTTATTAGTCTATATCCTAACATTGATTGCATTGAAAAGGCAAACATTTTTTAATTTAACTTAAAAGACGAATATTACAGTCATCTAAATCAATCATCGTTCGCTTTTTAATCTTTTTACTTGAAATACTAAATACTCTAGAATATGCCGAATCGTTCTACCTTCTGTCAGCACTTGAATATGTCCTGCATCGCGATAAAACTTTCTTCTGTAATGATACAGCTCCTCTAACTCTTCCTTGGTCGAGCTTTGTACTATTGGTCGATTTGGATCATGCTGTATTCGTTTATAAATATCATCGAATGTCGCATCTAAAAAGAATACAAGTCCACTGCGTCTCATAATTTTTCGGTTTTCCCCATTTATCGCTACACCGCCACCTGTAGAGATAATACATGCCTCGTCGCGGAAATTTTTCAAAAATTCCGTTTCTATTTCACGGAAACGAGCCTCTCCATACTTCTCAAAAATTTGTGGAATCGTCATTCCCTGCTGTCTGACAATTTCATGATCCATATCATAGTAGGGTAATTTTAATAAATAGCTTAACCGTCTACCTAACGCACTCTTCCCGCAGCCCATAAAGCCAACTAAATATATTTTTCGCATTCGAATCACCTTCTTACTACGATTCTACACTGTCTGACAAAATTTGTCCTAATAAATTTATCGTAGCTCGAACATTCATCTTTTCTAACCCATCATATGTTCGAAACTGAATCTCATAAGACATGCAATACGTAAGAACAAAAGTAGTTACAAAAAATAATAATGCAATTGTGATTAAAAAAACAGCCCCTCTGTCATTTTTCAATAATTGGTACAAAATAGGTCCGCTCCTTCTTTAAACCGCTTGGAAATTCGACAGCGATTGTCAGTTCATTGCCACTCATTTGAAACTGGCAATTGTTTATCCCCACAAGCATCGGGACATGACCACCATTCACTCTTTGTCGAATCATATTATGATAGCAGTCAAAATACTGCCATGTATTGGCTGTTTGAAGCATGATCGTTCTTTGATTTTGCCTTACCGATAAGGAAGTAGCATTGGCCAAATTCGTACTCATTTCGAAAACAAATAACTCCCATTTTGAATGTTCATCCGTCATGATAGAAGTTTTGATTGTAAGAGCCCACAGAATAATCAAGATGAAAACATGGCAAACGAGCACAAAGACGACCATTTGAATCAGTGCTTCCAATAAAGTATATCCTTTGTCGTTCATCGAATTTCACCTGCTAATTCAATACACTTTTCACGCAGTTCTCTTGTATTTTGAAATGTGACACATATTTTCTGTCCATCAAATAGCCAATGATACTCTACATCGTCAATCGTTTTTACTCCTGCGACTTGCTGGAAATAACGATATTGCTTTAATCCTTCATAAGCCGTTTCGGCAGCGGCAACTTCAAGCTTTTGATGATAGAGGGTTGTTTTCATTGTGTAGCTAATCGGAATTAACGTCGAGCATAACAGCATTACAATAACAACAGAAACAATTGTTTCAACAAAGGAGTAGCCCATTTCATTCATTCGACTCTCATTCTCCCTCGTCCTAGCGTTATGACTACTTTTTTAAGCCCCTGAGGTGTATGAAAATAAAGTGTCCCTGGCGTCATCATATTACCGATAAAGTTAAAGCGCACAGTATAAACGTTTGTCCCCTCTGTCAATAGTTCTACCCCTTTTGGAAAGGGGCGAGTATATACTGTTGTAAAAAAATCTTTTTTAATACTGTAACGTTGTAAGTGTGGTTCAAATTTGATAAATATATAATCCTTGTGGTGCATACTATACGTTTGCAAATAGTGAAGATCTAATTGCATTTGCATAAAAAAGCGTTCCACTTCTTTTGCTTCAGCTACTTTCACTGATAATTTTGTCACAATAGCCGTTAATGACATTACTATAAATAACACCATGACCATTTCAAGCAGCGTATAACCTTGTTCATTTTTAATGCGATTCATTGTCCATCAACCTCTGCTGTAGAGGATTTTTTTGCTAATTGCACTTCTCCTTTAGTGGTAATCACGATCTTTTCCTTATTTGGGCAAGTCGTTCCCTGCTCTTTTAAATATCCTTTTGCCACTAAATCGTCTAATGAAGGATACTCCATAAAATCTACCCGATAAGCCTCAACTTGTCCTTGTACCATCGATATATATGCAGCACATCCTTTTTCATCAATCGTCGCAAAATGTTTTGTAACATTCGGAATTGTAATAAGTATTAAAACGGAAATAATTAACAGAACAATTAACATTTCAATTAAAGTAAATCCAGCTTCTTGTTGTATATGTTTCATGATAGGTCCTCCTATATAAGTTCAATCATGTGATAAATCGGTAACAATAAACTGACATAGGCCGCAACAATACATAAAGCAATAAAAACAAAAAACGTTGGTTGTACAAATGCAAGCAATCTTTGCAACAGGAGTTCTTGCTTTTCTAACAATAATTCACTATACAATACTAATTCCTTCCCTAAGTAACCGCTTCGCTCCCCATGCTCTACAAACGTAGCAAAATCGTTTTGCCACACTGGAAGTAAAGTAACTGCCTGTGTTAACGTATCTCCAAAAGTAACCCTTTCCTTTATGCGACTAGCTAAAAAGCGTACATTCGGTTGGTACCGTTGTCGCTCTAAAATCTGCAAGCTTGCTTGTAAGGAAAAACCACTATGCAGCAAGCTACCCAAATAAGCAGCAAATTGTTTTGTAATGGTTAAGCGAAAATAGCTATTCATAATAGGTATTTTTAACATTATTTGGAGCTGTCTGGCAACAGGTAACCTTTTTAGCATACGCTGAAAAATGATGCTACCTAAAGTCAAAACAAAAAGGACTACGATAAATACGTCTGGAACATGTAATAATAATTTAGATACGGCAATAGACGACTGTTCCTCTGTTCCATAATCATTGCGACTTGTCACCATTGCTTCAATATTAGGAAAGAAAAACGTACGAAATAACAGGAACAACAACAATAAAAATACAATCAATACTACTGGATACAAAAGTAACTTCATTAGTTTTTTCTTAGTCTCTTGGCTCAACGTCATTTGCTTGGCCACACCATCTAATGCTTTAACTATATGTCCATTATGTTCAGCAATTGAAATGGCTACCAAATAATGCTTGGCTAATTGTAAAGTTTCAAATACACCTATAACACCTTTTCCTTGTTTAAGTGCTTCATCTACAAATTGTTGAACCTCCTCATAGTTTTTCACATGGTGTGGCAGCAGCATCGACACCGCTTGTGCAAACAAATAGCCTTCCTGTATTAAGACACTTAAACGCCTAATAAATTGTGCTTGTTCTTTTAATCGCCACTTTGTTGTTCTTTTATAATCCAGTTGTAGTTTGTCAATAAACGCTCTGAGCTGCAGCATATTGTTGCCTCATAATTTCTTCTTTTTGACCAGCCAACGTAAGACGATAAGGCATTGCATAATGCGATTTTTGTATCAAAGCTTGAATGGCATGATCAAGGTCGCGATCACATAATATTTCAAATAATGCTCGTCTTTCCTCTTGCTGTTGCGGAATGTGTAGTAACATTTGTGCCACAATAGCAATTACTGTTTGACGAAGCTCTTCTGGTGACACCCCTAAATCTAAAAGACGATAGAGACAACTTACTGAATCCTTAGCGTGAATAGTTGACAGCACTAAATGACCTGTAAGAGCTGCCTCGATAGCAATTTTAGCTGTTTCTTGATCACGTATTTCACCGATCATAATCACGTCTGGCGAATGCCGCAAAATCGCTTTTAAGCCCGCCGCATAAGTAATGCCAGCTCGTTCATTTACTTGAATTTGAAGAAGACTGACTTGTTGATTTTCTACAGGATCTTCTAATGAAATAACATGGCGTTGAAGCTCGCTAGAACAATGGTGTATTAAAGAGTACAAAGATGTTGTTTTACCAGTGCCCGTTGCGCCGCAAAACAATAAAATGCCTTGTTGATTGTCCACTAGCTTTGTTAACTTATCAGCTGCACATTTGGAATAGCTTAAGGATGTAAGTGGAAATGCGTGGTTTTGAAGTAGAAGCCGTATAATCAGGCTTTCTTTTAAATAAGCAGAAGGAAGTGTGGAAACGCGTAAAGCAAAACGATTTTGCTCCACTATTTTCTGAAAAGAGCCGCTTTGTGGTTTACGCCGCTCACTAATATCTAATGCTGCTAAAAATTTATAATAGGACACGATACGCTCGGCGAGTTCTGTGGGGAGCTCTCCTGCAGTCAGTAACTTATCATATTTTCGAAAATAGATTATATACCGATTTTCTTGCGGTATAAGTAATAAATCCGAAGCACCAAAATGATAGGCTTTCACTAAAAGATGCTCACTCTTTTGTTCTACAACAGATTCAAAAGTTTGCATAATTACCCCTTCTTTCTAGTTCATTCGAATATGACCGCTCTATTCGTTATTTCCTAGTATAAAGAGGAACACGTTACGAGAAAAGCCCTTTTTCTAAAATAAAAATTTGATGGATATTTCACTAGTAAATGTAGATTTTTCTAAAAAGATTGTGGATAACATACAAATTTTCACAAATTATGAACAAAACATATGAAAAAGATAATATTTAAGCCTAAAGAATCTGTATCTTTTCCAATAATGCAATATAATAGAATCAGCATGATTTTTTTCCTAACTTTTCATTAACAGCATTTTTTCAAATAATACAATGAGGTGATGTAAATGATCCATCCATTAAAAATTACTAGTACTTTAGCCGACGAAACGAGGTACTCCATTTATGAGTATATTTTAAAAGAGAAAAAAACGGTAACAGTACAAAATATTGCTGATAAATTCAGCATCCATCCAAATGTTGCACGCCTTCACTTAACCAAGCTCTCAGAAATTAATATTATTACTGCAGATTTCGCAAAAACCGGTAAAGGTGGACGACCTGGTCGTGTTTATAAGGCATCTGAAAAAGGTGTTTCACTAACATTCCCTAGACGTGATGAAGAGCGCTTATTAAAATGGACGATCCAATTAGTACAAGAGTTAGGACCATCTGCTTTAACTAAATGTCAGGAAATTAGTTATCAAGATGGCTATCAACAAATGAAAAATTATGTAAATGCTGAATTAAAACTAAATAACATGCTAACCTTCGAACAAAAGCTTCAGCTATTAACAGACAATGCTGCATTAATTGGCTATACTCCACAAATACAGCAAACGGAAAAAGGGAAAAAAGTGATTTTCTCCATTTTTAATTGCCCATTCCAAGAGCAGCTTGATACCCACTCGGACATCGTTTGTACTTTACACGAATCTTACTTAAAAGGACAATTAAATGCATTATTCTCTAATAATGAATTTATCCAAATCGAAAGCATGGTACATAACTGCGATTTATGCAAATATGAAATAAACGTGACAGAAATCGATAGCTAATTTGTAAAATCCATTTGTTTGTCACAAAGAAGCAGAAGTTCCAGTTTACAGACACCTTTCATATCATTTATAATGAGTAAGAGATTATTGTGTCGTGGGCAAAAGGAGGGGAAATCTTCATGGATAATATGTATAAAGTTATGGCATTCTGGACAGGTATTTTTGCAGTTATGTTCTACCTTGGTGGTATGAACGAGGTATCGCTATTATTCGTAGGTAATACAGGTTTATTCTTATTATTAGGCTTCTTGAACCTTTCAGAACGTATGTACATGTACATTTTCGGAGCATATTTAACTGTATTCTTCGCTGGCTTCACGTACTATACAACATTCATTCACGTACCTGGTGGCGGTCATTAATACAAAAAATCGCGTGTCTCAACAATCTTGAGACACGCTTTTTTTATTCCCTATCGCTTTAACTAACCCTTGCCGTTTAAACCTCCGTTAAAAGCCATTTAGGAAAGGATTCGTTTCCATTTCTGTACTAATTGTTGTGTAATTGCCATGACCTGGGTAAACAATGGTATCTTCAGGTAACGATAGTAGTTTGTCATGAATGGATGCAAGTAATAGTTTTGTTGATCCTCCAAGTAAATCTGTACGTCCTATACTTTGTTCGAATAATGTATCTCCAACGATGGCAAAACCATCTTGTTCAAAAATATATGAAATACTACCAGGTGAATGGCCAGGAGTAAATACGGCATTAAATACAAAATTACTTATTTCAAAAAGTTGCTCTTTCTTAATAATATGTTCTTTAGCAGGAGCAGCCACCTTATAATCTGGTAAAGAAGCATATTTACCAGAACCATTTTTCATCGGGTCATCTAGCCAGCTAACCTCTTTTTCATGAATCCACACTGGGATTTGAAATGCTTCTTTGACTTCATCCACTGCACCAATATGATCAAAATGGGCGTGTGTTAAAAAAATGGCTAATGGCTTCAATCCATTGCTGCGAATTGCCTTTATAATTTTTGTCGCTTCTTCACCTGGGTCAAATATTAAACATTCTTTCTCTTTATTCGATACGATATAACAATTCGTTTGGATTGGTCCAAGGGAATAGCTTCGTACGTTCATCATCTTTATCACCTCAACTTCATATTATACATTCTTTGCCACAATTTGACGATAAAAGTTCATACTTTACTCTATATTAGTCCTCGACAAAAACAGGTAGAACGTTTACAATTAAGGAGGAATATTGTTTACGACATTCATTTTCTGATGTCGAAAGGAGTGTCTTTTTTAATGAACTTATTAATGGTTATTTTTGGTCTAGTAGCGATTTTAGCTGTCGTTGGTACATTCCAAGCAATTAAAGAAAAAAACTTACTAAGCATTGTTTTCAACTTAGCAAGTGCTGGGGTATTTGGTTGGTTCGTCATCATGACAATCGTTCATAGTGGATATCCTCCAGCGTTACACTAAAATCCAGACAGAAAAGAGCAGTCTCTATTATGAGGCTGCTCTTTTTCTTTTCTGTAGGATGCTTTCATCACCGAATCATGCTAACCCTTATAAAAAATAGGAGGTTTTTTCTCATAAATTACGTTATCATATAAGTAAGGATTTTTTAAATATGGAATAATTTATTTAATTCACCTATATCTATATGCACTAGAAGGAGATTTATGATGAAACGTAAAAAGATTTTATTGGTCATTTCTTTGGTAGTAGTACTATCACTCATTGGCATTGCTGTGAAAAATGAAATATACAAAGAGACCCAACCTAATTTGATTGTAGATAAACAAACAGGGGCAAAGATGCTTAACTTTAAAAGCCCATTAACACACTTAGATGAATCCTCAACGACATTAGAAGCATATAAAGGGAAAATTCTTATTATAAATTTTTGGGCTTCTTGGTGCGGTCCTTGTCAGGAGGAAGCACCGGATTTAAATACTTTTTATGAGCAAAAACCAAATAATGTTGAGTTGCTAGCAATCAATGCGACTTCAAATGATAGTCGTGAAAATGCAATCAAGTTTCAACAATTATACAATATAAGTTTTCCTATTTTCTTAGATTATGATCGAGCACTTGGGAAGGCTTTCGAAGTCATGGCTTACCCTACTACCTTTATTATTGATGCTGAGGGTACTTTGAGATATACAGTCGAGGGGCAAGTTACACAAAAGGACTTACAGCAGTTCCTTTCGAATCTGTAAAGGACAACTAGCAGTGATTGCATTGCTAAATTTTCAAAATTACTTGAATTGTTTGCGTGACTGGCACCAAAAAAAGGCATACTAGAAATTCTAGTATGCCTTTTTCGATTTATTTCACTGCATTTTGTTTTAAATTGCCTGTTTTTTCATCATAGAATCGGAGTAAGTCGCCGTTTATGATGGCATCCGAGTTTTCTAATTCCGTTGTTGCTCGGTCTGCATAAGGTTGACAAGGCGCTACATCAATTTGTTCCCCTGTTGCTTTGTCATAGCAAGCCTCACCAGCATAAACGTATTTATCTGTAATGAAGCGGCCGTCACGGAAGATAACGAAATCCTCGTGCTCTGGTGAGAATAAATCTGCACCAAGTTGCATATCTTTTGTCGTTTCAACGCCAAGTAAATGTAAAATAGTTGGTCGTAAATCTATTTGTCCAGCTACCTCTGTCATCTCTTTCCCTTGACCATCGCCAGGGATATGGATGAATAAAGGTACTTCTTGCAATAATGCATTATCATACGGTGTAATGCCGTCTTTTTCTAAATATTGTGCCATTGCTTTATTATGGTTTTCAGAAATACCATAATGGTCTCCATACATAACGATAATAGAATTATCATAAACACCTTGGTCTTTTAGATCTTGGAAGAAGTCTTTTAGCGCCTCATCCATGTAACGTACTGTTTGGAAGTAGCGATTTAATGTTCCTGAGTTTGACGTGTATTCAGGAATCATCACGTCTTCTGGATCTAAAGTGAATGGATAGTGGTTTGTTAACGTAATTAAACGAGAGTAGAATGGCTGTGGCATGTCTTTCATCAATGCAGCGGACTGCTCCATAAACGGAATATCTTTCATACCCCAGTTGACAGCTTGGCCTTCTTCTACTTTATATGAGTCTACATCATAGAACTTATCAATTTTTAAAGATTGGTACATCATATCACGATTCCAGAACGATTTATTGTTCGGGTGCATAACATTTGTAAAGTAACCATTTTCCCCAAGACGCTCTGCCATTGAGTTATACGTATTACCACCATGTGTGAAGAAGACAGCGCCACGGCCAAGACCGAATAATGAGTTTTCTAAAATAAACTCAGAGTCTGATGTTTTCCCTAACCCTGTTTGGTGATAGAAATTGCTGAAATAATACGTATCTGGATCTTTTGTTAAAGAGTTAAAGAATGGCGTAATTTCGTGTCCATTCATATCATTATTAATCACAAAGTTTTGTAATGACTCGAGCGACACGACGATTAAGTTGCGATCTTTGTATTTTCCAAACATTTCCTCATTGATTGATGCTTGGTTAGAACGAATGTAGTTATTCACTTCTACTAATTCACTGCCATCCGCTAATGCGCGTTGTGCAGATGATTTTGACTGAATATAAATATCATATAGATGATAGTTGTACGTACCTATATTTTTAACAAGTAGTTCGCGGTCGAAGCTACGTGTTAATAATTGTGGACGCTCTGTTTCTGCTAAACCTAAGTTTAAAAATGTCATGGCAATTGCTAATACGAAAAATGCACGACGGAATTCAACATTTACTTTTACCGCTGCTTTCATTTTTGGTAAATACTTATTAGCGATAATAATAAT
This DNA window, taken from Lysinibacillus sp. FSL M8-0337, encodes the following:
- the gcvPB gene encoding aminomethyl-transferring glycine dehydrogenase subunit GcvPB, which codes for MHNENQSLIFEITKEGRVGYSLEALDVPEIDLADLLPANCIREEAAELPEVSELDIMRHYTALSRRNHGVDSGFYPLGSCTMKYNPKINESVARLSGFANVHPLQDESTVQGAMELLYELQTSLVEITGMDEVTLQPAAGAHGEWTALMMIRAFHEANGEGHRNKVIVPDSAHGTNPASATVAGFETITVKSDENGLVDIEDLRKVVGPDTAALMLTNPNTLGLFEENIIEMAELIHEVGGKVYYDGANLNAVMSKARPGDMGFDCVHLNLHKTFTGPHGGGGPGSGPVGVKADLIPFLPKPVLVRTEDGTYHFDYERPQSIGRVKPYYGNFGINVRAYTYIRTMGPDGLKAVTEYAVLNANYMMRRLEPFYDLPYNRHCKHEFVLSGRRQKKLGVRTLDIAKRLLDFGYHPPTTYFPLNVEEALMIEPTETESKETLDAFCDIMIQIAKEAEENPSIVQEAPHTTVVSRLDETRAARTPVLRYQKA
- the gcvPA gene encoding aminomethyl-transferring glycine dehydrogenase subunit GcvPA, translated to MKHRYLPMTEQDKQDMLDVVGVSSVDELFEDIPEKVRFKGLYDIKEAKSESALLKELSALAAKNKDTNANVSFLGAGVYNHYKPIIVDHVISRSEFYTAYTPYQPEISQGELQAIFEFQTMIAELTGMDLANSSMYDGGTALAEAGMLAAGHTRRKKILVSETVHPEYRDVVATYAYGQSIDIVTIPHKDGVTDVEALKELIDENTAAVIAQYPNFFGQVEDLQVIGDIAHDAKSLFVVSSNPLALGILTPPGKLGADICVGDAQVFGIAESFGGPHCGFFAVTTKLMRKVPGRLVGETVDGEGRRGYVLTLQAREQHIRRDKATSNICSNQALLALAASVAMTALGKQGVREMAMQNIAKTRYAKNAFEAAGFTVAFQGAHFNEIVVKTNKCVKEINKGLLEKGIIGGYPLGQTYDSLKQHVLIAVTELRTKEEIDALVAEMGALNA
- the gcvT gene encoding glycine cleavage system aminomethyltransferase GcvT, whose amino-acid sequence is MTNELKRTPLFDEYAKYGGKTIDFGGWELPVQFTSIKEEHDAVRNRAGLFDVSHMGEILVTGPDALAFLQNLLSNDIAKIATGQAQYNAMCYEDGGVVDDLLTYKLADNHYLLCVNAANIEKDFDWMMENQHQYDVTIDNQSEAFAQIALQGPLAEELLQSLTATDVSAIKYFRFQEHVDIAGHKALVSRSGYTGEDGFELYGAPADIKALWAIILDAGKDKGVVPAGLGCRDTLRFEAGLPLYGQELSATISPLEAGIGFAVKLNKDDFIGHDALVAQKENGLARKIVGIEMIDKGIPRHGYKVFKDGQEIGEVTTGTQLPSSKRNVGNALIDSQFATIGTELEIEIRGKHLKVVTVETPFYKRSK
- a CDS encoding shikimate kinase; the encoded protein is MRKIYLVGFMGCGKSALGRRLSYLLKLPYYDMDHEIVRQQGMTIPQIFEKYGEARFREIETEFLKNFRDEACIISTGGGVAINGENRKIMRRSGLVFFLDATFDDIYKRIQHDPNRPIVQSSTKEELEELYHYRRKFYRDAGHIQVLTEGRTIRHILEYLVFQVKRLKSER
- the comGF gene encoding competence type IV pilus minor pilin ComGF, giving the protein MNDKGYTLLEALIQMVVFVLVCHVFILIILWALTIKTSIMTDEHSKWELFVFEMSTNLANATSLSVRQNQRTIMLQTANTWQYFDCYHNMIRQRVNGGHVPMLVGINNCQFQMSGNELTIAVEFPSGLKKERTYFVPIIEK
- a CDS encoding type II secretion system protein, producing MNEMGYSFVETIVSVVIVMLLCSTLIPISYTMKTTLYHQKLEVAAAETAYEGLKQYRYFQQVAGVKTIDDVEYHWLFDGQKICVTFQNTRELREKCIELAGEIR
- the comGD gene encoding competence type IV pilus minor pilin ComGD — encoded protein: MNRIKNEQGYTLLEMVMVLFIVMSLTAIVTKLSVKVAEAKEVERFFMQMQLDLHYLQTYSMHHKDYIFIKFEPHLQRYSIKKDFFTTVYTRPFPKGVELLTEGTNVYTVRFNFIGNMMTPGTLYFHTPQGLKKVVITLGRGRMRVE